From Pseudothermotoga thermarum DSM 5069, a single genomic window includes:
- a CDS encoding molybdopterin molybdotransferase MoeA, producing MRIEKLKFATVEEIYQNYLPLVKPITDTLEIFVEQSVNFVLAQDLISEEDLPGFKKSIVDGYAVNSHDTKGASMNNPALLEFAFEVKIGEEVVQKLKPAQAAWVPTGGMVPEGADAVVMVEHTQRFGNLVEIMKSVAPGENLLKANEDVKKGQVVLRKGTRIQPKYLNILYSLGIEKLLVYRKPKVAIVSTGDEIVEPFVKVKKVTQVRDSNSYALVCWLKNQFGFEAKRVAHVRDDEAELTKVLNQCLNEYDAVVISGGSSIGVRDITAKVIEKLGKPGVVYHGAMIQPGKPTIFGFVDEKPILGLPGNPVSFTVSAYVFLIPVLRKMEGEEEYLPKPCGKVKVKKNIPSVQGREQFIRVKLTFEEGELMAEPLFSESASITNLVQADGFVRIPRGVEGVYAGEYVEFYKL from the coding sequence ATGAGAATAGAAAAACTTAAATTTGCCACGGTTGAAGAAATATACCAAAATTACCTTCCTTTGGTTAAACCCATAACAGACACATTGGAGATTTTTGTTGAACAATCCGTCAACTTTGTTTTGGCACAAGATTTGATATCAGAAGAAGATCTTCCTGGTTTTAAGAAATCCATCGTTGATGGTTACGCTGTAAACTCACATGATACAAAAGGTGCCTCGATGAACAATCCTGCGTTACTTGAGTTTGCTTTTGAAGTGAAAATAGGGGAAGAAGTTGTGCAAAAACTTAAGCCTGCTCAAGCAGCTTGGGTTCCAACGGGTGGAATGGTACCCGAAGGAGCGGACGCAGTAGTCATGGTTGAACACACACAAAGGTTTGGCAATCTGGTTGAAATCATGAAATCGGTTGCACCGGGGGAAAATCTGTTAAAAGCCAATGAAGACGTCAAAAAAGGTCAAGTGGTTTTGAGAAAAGGAACACGGATTCAACCGAAGTATTTGAATATTTTGTATTCGCTCGGGATAGAAAAACTGTTGGTTTATCGAAAACCAAAAGTGGCCATTGTGTCGACTGGTGATGAAATCGTTGAACCATTTGTCAAAGTGAAAAAGGTTACACAAGTTAGAGACAGCAACTCCTACGCGTTGGTGTGCTGGTTAAAAAATCAGTTTGGATTTGAGGCAAAAAGGGTAGCTCACGTTAGGGACGATGAAGCCGAACTAACGAAAGTTTTAAATCAATGCTTGAACGAATACGACGCAGTTGTCATCTCTGGGGGAAGTTCAATCGGTGTTAGGGACATCACGGCAAAGGTAATTGAAAAACTTGGAAAACCTGGTGTAGTTTACCATGGCGCCATGATTCAACCTGGAAAGCCAACCATATTTGGTTTTGTGGATGAAAAACCAATCCTTGGACTTCCCGGTAACCCCGTCTCGTTCACGGTAAGTGCTTATGTGTTTTTGATCCCTGTCTTGAGAAAAATGGAAGGAGAAGAGGAATACTTACCAAAACCGTGTGGAAAAGTTAAGGTTAAGAAGAACATTCCATCAGTTCAAGGCAGAGAACAATTTATCAGGGTGAAATTGACTTTTGAAGAAGGAGAATTGATGGCTGAACCGCTTTTCAGTGAAAGCGCAAGTATTACGAATCTTGTTCAAGCTGACGGTTTTGTGAGGATTCCAAGAGGTGTCGAAGGGGTTTACGCAGGAGAATACGTGGAATTTTACAAACTGTGA
- a CDS encoding ArsB/NhaD family transporter produces the protein MIVSIVVLTAFVITYYFMLNEKYKTSVMAMLVALSLAATGMVSEISIENLPKIIDFNTLGLLVGMMIMVGLLKRTGFFHFVSVYAIRAGKGDLKKTLILIVLSVALLSAFLDNVTTLLVFAPILFSISDVAGLDPTQLITMGILSSNIGGVSTLIGDPPNILIGSASKLSFLSFMSHLAPIAVVVLILMLVRTVRNTQESEEIKQNLRKFASVDPKSVITDPKKMKYIVTVFALVIFCFSIHTIVKVELSLVAMLGAVITLAITGEDFEEAAKEIEWNTIFFLIGLFILTYSLKQVGLTDAVAKALIRLTYPPIILSMLIWLAGFGAMFLGAVPATTIMIPIVKSMINSGLPTTTWWALALGVGLGANGSPIGAAANMVGLGLLKKFSGKTISFPTFFKKNISFTLISLTIATCYILLMLLVGW, from the coding sequence ATGATCGTTTCAATTGTTGTTCTTACAGCCTTTGTGATCACTTATTATTTTATGCTGAATGAAAAGTACAAAACGTCGGTGATGGCAATGCTGGTTGCTTTGAGCTTGGCTGCAACAGGTATGGTAAGCGAGATATCAATCGAAAATTTGCCGAAGATCATTGATTTCAACACGTTGGGTTTGCTTGTTGGCATGATGATCATGGTTGGATTGCTCAAACGTACTGGCTTTTTCCATTTTGTAAGCGTGTATGCTATAAGAGCAGGAAAAGGCGATTTAAAAAAAACACTGATCTTGATAGTGCTTTCCGTTGCTTTACTTTCCGCCTTTCTCGACAACGTTACAACTTTGCTTGTTTTTGCTCCAATTCTATTTTCTATCTCGGATGTTGCCGGACTCGATCCAACTCAACTCATCACGATGGGAATACTCTCATCGAACATCGGTGGAGTCTCAACCTTGATAGGTGATCCACCGAACATTCTCATAGGATCTGCGAGTAAGCTGAGTTTTTTATCCTTCATGTCTCATCTGGCACCAATAGCAGTTGTCGTTTTGATTTTGATGCTGGTAAGAACTGTCAGAAACACACAAGAATCTGAAGAAATAAAGCAAAACTTGAGAAAATTTGCTTCAGTCGATCCAAAAAGTGTTATCACAGATCCCAAAAAGATGAAGTACATCGTAACAGTGTTTGCGCTTGTTATATTTTGTTTTTCAATACATACGATTGTTAAAGTTGAATTATCACTGGTGGCGATGCTTGGAGCCGTTATAACCCTAGCTATAACCGGTGAAGATTTCGAAGAAGCGGCTAAAGAAATCGAATGGAACACGATATTCTTTCTCATAGGTTTGTTTATACTCACGTATTCGCTCAAACAAGTTGGTTTAACCGATGCCGTGGCTAAGGCTTTGATAAGATTAACCTATCCTCCAATCATTCTTTCTATGCTGATTTGGCTTGCTGGATTTGGCGCGATGTTTTTGGGAGCCGTACCAGCCACTACCATAATGATACCTATCGTCAAATCGATGATAAATTCAGGGCTTCCAACGACAACATGGTGGGCGTTGGCTCTTGGAGTTGGATTGGGAGCCAACGGTTCGCCCATTGGAGCAGCCGCCAACATGGTTGGGCTTGGTTTATTGAAAAAATTCAGTGGTAAAACAATCAGCTTTCCTACATTTTTCAAGAAAAATATCTCTTTTACTTTGATCAGCCTGACAATTGCAACGTGCTATATCCTTTTAATGCTTTTAGTTGGCTGGTGA
- the ispE gene encoding 4-(cytidine 5'-diphospho)-2-C-methyl-D-erythritol kinase, with the protein MVIHSFPVVEKAYAKVNLYLDVLRKREDGYHDIVGLFQTIDLHDVLIIHYLDKPGISVESDVQIVGKNLVEKAYEVFSKYYKVDFGLHVILKKRIPIGGGLGGGSTDAAALLRFFSRIYHVPKDDLIQIASEVGSDVPFLLFGGTAIVEGKGEKITWLEPISGYAVNLHCPGVTVSTKEAYSMLSIELFAKGPKPVEHLYEAYLKRDFEKIKNMSYNIFENVVALHYPQIKQEIENAWNEKPIVAMLTGSGSCVFAVHDESIGMYKFCVI; encoded by the coding sequence ATGGTCATACATAGTTTTCCAGTGGTTGAGAAAGCATACGCAAAGGTGAACTTGTATTTGGACGTCCTTCGAAAGAGAGAAGATGGATACCACGATATTGTTGGATTGTTTCAAACGATAGACTTACACGATGTGCTCATCATTCATTATCTGGACAAACCAGGGATATCTGTTGAATCCGATGTGCAAATCGTTGGAAAAAACTTGGTCGAAAAAGCTTACGAAGTCTTTTCAAAATATTACAAAGTAGACTTTGGACTTCATGTAATCTTGAAGAAAAGAATTCCAATCGGAGGAGGGCTTGGTGGAGGTAGCACAGATGCCGCTGCTTTGCTTAGATTTTTTTCTAGAATATACCACGTACCAAAAGACGATTTGATTCAAATAGCCTCAGAAGTTGGTTCGGATGTCCCGTTTCTGCTTTTCGGCGGTACTGCAATCGTTGAGGGAAAAGGTGAGAAGATAACTTGGCTTGAACCAATAAGTGGTTATGCTGTAAATCTACATTGCCCAGGTGTAACAGTGTCAACCAAGGAAGCTTACTCCATGTTGTCAATTGAGCTTTTTGCAAAAGGTCCAAAACCTGTTGAACACCTTTACGAAGCGTACCTGAAAAGAGATTTTGAAAAGATCAAAAATATGTCTTACAATATTTTTGAGAACGTTGTTGCATTGCATTATCCACAAATCAAACAAGAAATTGAAAATGCTTGGAATGAAAAACCAATAGTGGCAATGTTAACCGGCTCTGGCTCTTGTGTCTTTGCAGTTCACGATGAAAGTATCGGCATGTATAAATTTTGTGTTATCTAA
- a CDS encoding flavin reductase family protein — translation MSAIDKLYGPVTIVTVNVEGKMNGITVAWATRVSWHPKIVAVSIGKTRYSRELLDKADKFAVCIMGKGGREVAEYFGTVSGRNVNKFEKISYELSKSGLPIPSGTIAYLECKKTNQVEAGDHIVYFGLVEEEKVLKNEPPLVFGEGQIL, via the coding sequence ATGTCTGCGATCGATAAGCTCTATGGACCTGTGACGATTGTAACCGTGAACGTTGAAGGGAAAATGAATGGAATAACAGTGGCATGGGCAACGAGGGTTTCTTGGCATCCAAAGATCGTAGCAGTTTCAATTGGAAAAACGAGGTATTCCAGAGAACTTTTGGACAAGGCTGACAAATTTGCAGTTTGCATCATGGGAAAGGGCGGCAGAGAAGTTGCGGAATACTTTGGTACCGTTTCAGGAAGAAATGTGAACAAATTCGAGAAAATATCTTATGAACTATCAAAAAGCGGTCTTCCAATACCTTCTGGTACCATTGCATACCTTGAATGCAAAAAGACAAACCAAGTTGAAGCCGGTGATCATATCGTTTACTTTGGTCTTGTGGAGGAAGAGAAGGTTTTAAAGAATGAACCACCGCTTGTTTTCGGAGAAGGCCAAATACTTTAA
- a CDS encoding NUDIX domain-containing protein: MNEKVLVVPASKVDEITKGLEGVIEVEYSLVKNLITRFGTFIDRDLVENDESFRQVIPYVIMKQDGKFLVLRRTNKQGEKRLHNKISLGVGGHINHNDGKDPWLAFLNGMQREIEEEVKAKILDLKYFGVINDLSSSVSRVHVGIAFIADVLFEKLNEPEMFEYSWCALEDLEKLLQEMEGWSYIVFQWLRKHTQR, encoded by the coding sequence ATGAACGAGAAAGTCTTGGTTGTTCCAGCTTCAAAGGTTGATGAGATTACGAAAGGTTTAGAAGGAGTAATCGAGGTTGAATACTCTCTTGTAAAAAACTTGATAACCAGATTTGGAACTTTCATCGATAGAGATTTGGTCGAAAACGACGAAAGTTTTAGGCAGGTTATACCGTATGTGATAATGAAGCAAGATGGTAAATTTCTTGTTCTTCGACGTACAAACAAACAAGGTGAAAAAAGGTTGCACAACAAAATATCGCTTGGGGTCGGCGGACACATAAACCACAACGATGGTAAAGATCCTTGGCTGGCTTTTTTGAATGGTATGCAAAGGGAAATCGAAGAAGAAGTGAAAGCAAAGATATTGGATTTGAAATACTTTGGTGTTATCAACGATCTTTCAAGTTCTGTCAGCAGGGTCCACGTTGGAATAGCTTTCATAGCTGATGTGCTTTTTGAAAAGTTAAACGAGCCAGAGATGTTCGAATACAGTTGGTGCGCTTTGGAAGATCTTGAAAAGCTTTTGCAGGAAATGGAGGGATGGTCATACATAGTTTTCCAGTGGTTGAGAAAGCATACGCAAAGGTGA
- the secF gene encoding protein translocase subunit SecF, with the protein MKYFDFVGKRKIFIGISVVLIVVSLLSIFTKGFRLGVEFLGGSEIILRVEQKNFSESDVRSSLTEISPKLSAARVTKIRAVGEAENVEKFSITLPFIFEAEEKADLQKQIEEKLLARNIKGTIVSFNETSGFAAQEIRGLTWRAILITLVAILAYISLRFSFVFGIGAVAALAHDVLITLGFFSIASYELNVPAVAALLTLIGYSLNNTIIIYDRIRENMRKFKGKAISEIINQSTMQVLRRTINTSLTTFIVVFVLLLFAGNAIKPFAFGMTVGVVVGTYSSIFVAAPLVANWVKQR; encoded by the coding sequence GTGAAGTACTTTGATTTTGTTGGAAAGAGAAAAATCTTCATAGGAATATCCGTTGTTTTGATAGTTGTTTCCTTGTTGTCCATTTTCACGAAGGGTTTTAGACTTGGGGTTGAATTTTTGGGTGGTTCGGAAATAATCTTAAGGGTTGAGCAGAAAAATTTCTCAGAATCGGATGTTAGATCATCGCTAACAGAAATTTCTCCAAAACTTTCAGCTGCTAGGGTGACAAAAATTAGAGCAGTCGGAGAAGCTGAAAACGTCGAAAAATTTTCGATAACTTTACCGTTTATTTTTGAAGCCGAGGAAAAGGCAGATCTTCAAAAGCAAATTGAGGAAAAATTGTTGGCTAGAAACATAAAGGGAACAATTGTTTCTTTCAACGAAACCAGTGGATTTGCCGCACAAGAAATCAGAGGTCTAACTTGGCGTGCGATATTGATAACTCTAGTTGCCATTTTGGCTTACATTTCTCTTAGGTTTAGCTTTGTTTTCGGAATCGGCGCAGTGGCGGCATTGGCTCATGATGTGTTAATCACCCTTGGATTCTTTTCAATTGCAAGCTATGAACTCAACGTTCCAGCAGTTGCTGCTCTACTCACGCTCATTGGATATTCTTTGAACAACACCATAATAATTTACGATAGGATCAGAGAAAACATGAGAAAATTTAAGGGAAAAGCGATTTCTGAGATCATCAATCAAAGCACGATGCAAGTTTTAAGAAGGACTATAAACACATCTTTGACCACTTTTATAGTTGTGTTCGTCTTGCTCTTGTTCGCAGGCAATGCGATCAAACCTTTTGCTTTCGGCATGACCGTTGGAGTAGTTGTTGGTACTTATTCCTCAATTTTTGTAGCTGCTCCGCTAGTTGCTAACTGGGTAAAACAAAGATAA
- the kduD gene encoding 2-dehydro-3-deoxy-D-gluconate 5-dehydrogenase KduD produces MILDKFSLAGKVAIVTGASRGIGQKIAIALAEAGADIAGVARSQQEETKQAIEAVGRKFLAIQVDLTEKKAAEEVLKQTVSYFGKADILVNAAGIILRKNFIDFTEEEFDMVLKVNLKAVFLMSQVFARYLIENQRKGKIINIGSLLSFQGGILITPYTVSKHGVLGLTRAMANELAKYGINVNAIIPGYFETEMTAALRADPERNQKILDRIPMGRWGKPEELTGAAVFLASEASDYMTGSYIIVDGGWMSR; encoded by the coding sequence ATGATATTAGACAAATTCTCCCTTGCCGGAAAAGTCGCGATTGTAACAGGGGCAAGTCGTGGGATAGGTCAAAAGATTGCCATCGCTTTGGCAGAAGCAGGAGCGGATATAGCAGGTGTGGCAAGAAGTCAACAAGAAGAAACGAAACAAGCCATTGAAGCAGTTGGAAGAAAGTTTTTAGCGATACAAGTTGATTTAACCGAGAAAAAGGCAGCTGAAGAAGTCCTCAAGCAAACTGTCTCTTACTTTGGAAAAGCAGATATATTGGTCAACGCAGCTGGAATTATACTTAGAAAAAATTTCATAGACTTCACCGAGGAAGAATTCGATATGGTTTTGAAAGTAAACCTCAAAGCCGTGTTTTTGATGTCACAAGTTTTCGCCCGATATCTGATCGAAAACCAAAGAAAGGGAAAGATAATAAACATAGGTTCACTGTTGTCCTTCCAAGGTGGAATATTAATTACACCTTACACGGTGTCTAAACACGGTGTCCTTGGTCTAACACGGGCAATGGCGAACGAACTTGCAAAGTACGGTATAAACGTCAACGCGATTATTCCAGGTTATTTTGAAACGGAGATGACGGCTGCTTTGAGAGCCGATCCTGAAAGAAATCAAAAGATTCTGGATAGAATCCCAATGGGAAGATGGGGAAAACCTGAAGAATTAACTGGAGCAGCAGTGTTTCTGGCAAGCGAAGCTTCCGATTATATGACTGGTAGCTACATAATCGTTGACGGCGGATGGATGTCAAGATGA
- the xerA gene encoding site-specific tyrosine recombinase/integron integrase codes for MVGVDLLVDYGDYLLYVRRLSENTFKAYTNDVKNFLSYITSRGLSLQKFSQIDADEYVKYLSKKENLSVTSIARKISALRNFFSFLQLKGLCDRNPWERFKNPKLHRKLPEFLSHSEIQAMLSLALEKSERDYLVLSLLYYCGLRVSELCKLEVADVSFSPAFVRIRMGKGRKDRIVPLNQLVKERLQNYIEKRKLRQDEYLFEGIHPSTVFRIVKRYAAKCGINRPVHPHTLRHSFATHLLQRGVNIKVVQDLLGHANLSTTSVYLHVFEREKFEAVNKLVEEG; via the coding sequence ATGGTGGGAGTCGATCTTTTGGTCGATTATGGAGATTACCTTCTATACGTTAGAAGACTTTCGGAAAACACTTTCAAAGCTTACACCAATGATGTCAAAAACTTCTTAAGTTATATTACAAGCAGAGGTTTAAGCTTACAGAAATTTTCCCAAATCGATGCTGATGAATACGTCAAATACTTGAGTAAGAAAGAAAACCTATCGGTAACTTCCATAGCAAGAAAAATTTCCGCTTTGAGAAACTTTTTCAGTTTTCTTCAGCTTAAAGGTTTGTGCGACCGAAACCCATGGGAAAGGTTTAAAAATCCAAAACTCCACAGAAAGTTGCCAGAATTTTTGTCACACTCGGAAATTCAGGCAATGCTATCCTTGGCGTTAGAAAAAAGTGAGAGAGATTATTTGGTGCTATCCTTACTTTACTACTGTGGTTTAAGAGTGAGCGAGCTGTGCAAACTTGAGGTTGCAGACGTTTCCTTCTCACCTGCTTTTGTCAGAATAAGAATGGGAAAAGGGAGAAAAGATCGAATAGTACCCTTGAACCAATTGGTAAAGGAAAGGCTGCAGAATTATATAGAAAAAAGAAAACTGAGACAAGATGAATATTTGTTTGAAGGAATTCACCCAAGCACCGTTTTTAGGATAGTCAAAAGATACGCGGCAAAGTGCGGAATAAATAGGCCCGTTCACCCTCACACTTTGAGACATTCTTTCGCAACGCATTTGCTTCAAAGGGGTGTTAACATCAAAGTTGTGCAAGATCTGCTTGGACATGCAAACCTTTCAACAACAAGTGTGTATCTACATGTGTTCGAACGCGAAAAATTCGAGGCTGTGAATAAACTTGTGGAGGAGGGTTAA
- a CDS encoding thymidine kinase: MAGKLTMIVGPMYSGKTTELLSFVEIYKLGRKKFKVFKPAIDDRYGKSLVKTHTGLEVEAIAVEGSKDIVNLLEEKIDAVFIDEVQFFDKDLVRIVKQLIDSNVDVFCAGLDMTFKQNPFETTAALMAIADEVIKKKAVCEVCGEYKANLTYKVTEEEKEIDIGGKEKYIAVCRDCYNNLSKERIK, encoded by the coding sequence GTGGCTGGAAAATTAACCATGATCGTGGGGCCAATGTACTCTGGAAAAACAACGGAATTACTTTCTTTTGTGGAGATTTACAAACTCGGGCGTAAAAAATTCAAAGTGTTCAAACCTGCAATTGATGATCGATATGGAAAAAGCTTAGTTAAAACCCATACTGGTTTGGAAGTTGAGGCCATTGCGGTTGAAGGTTCAAAGGACATCGTGAATCTTTTGGAAGAAAAAATCGATGCAGTTTTCATAGACGAAGTTCAGTTTTTCGACAAAGATCTTGTTAGAATTGTAAAACAACTCATCGATTCAAACGTGGATGTGTTCTGCGCAGGTTTGGATATGACCTTTAAGCAAAATCCGTTTGAAACCACTGCTGCATTGATGGCGATAGCTGATGAGGTAATAAAGAAAAAAGCGGTTTGCGAGGTATGTGGGGAATACAAAGCAAACCTAACTTACAAAGTAACCGAGGAAGAAAAGGAAATAGACATAGGAGGAAAAGAAAAGTACATAGCGGTTTGTAGAGATTGTTATAATAACCTTTCCAAGGAGAGGATTAAATGA
- the secD gene encoding protein translocase subunit SecD has translation MSKSDRIRLVVVIAVIFLALLSLLWPTKERTYKGFAAVFQRIKLGLDIRGGARLEYRVDIKENVENPADVVDNVLMVLRNRLDSAGYTEATLRKVFRENNAFIVVEIPGVNDTTAAEKLIGSTGVLYFAQVLDETNVNPETDPRLKDLARIKRATWLPAREGNKWYLVREEIMLIRDLKLVSPRIVSASPVPETRVGRFGYKVTFELSKEDAEIFKRITQQLVVSEAAIGTPAAAEKRLAIVLDDVVQFAGYVVSVIPDGKAEITGNFSLEEARRLAAILRSGALPARLEKVSAGWVAPLLGSDIIRASFIAGIVGLILVLIYMVAFYGVQGIIADIALIYNTILLLGILAATGSILTLPGIAGILFTIGTTVDGNIIIIERIKEELRLGKSIKAAIATAFERSFITLFDANLTTIIAGLVLYYFGTGTVKGFAITLIIGVIGSFFVNIVLSRVLTDALSSFIRKPAVEGEGAKS, from the coding sequence ATGTCAAAGTCTGATCGAATAAGATTGGTTGTGGTGATAGCGGTAATTTTTCTTGCCTTACTTTCATTGCTTTGGCCGACGAAAGAAAGAACTTATAAAGGATTCGCGGCTGTTTTTCAGAGGATCAAACTGGGGCTTGATATAAGAGGTGGTGCTCGACTTGAATATCGAGTTGACATAAAGGAAAACGTCGAAAATCCTGCCGATGTGGTGGACAACGTGCTGATGGTTTTGAGAAACAGGTTGGATTCCGCTGGTTACACCGAAGCGACTCTTAGAAAAGTTTTCAGGGAAAACAACGCTTTTATAGTTGTCGAGATACCAGGGGTTAACGATACCACTGCAGCTGAAAAGTTAATTGGTTCAACCGGTGTTTTGTACTTTGCACAGGTTCTTGACGAAACGAATGTAAACCCAGAAACTGATCCAAGGTTGAAAGATCTAGCGAGGATAAAGAGGGCAACTTGGCTACCAGCTAGAGAAGGTAACAAATGGTACCTTGTGCGAGAAGAAATTATGCTTATCAGGGATTTAAAACTTGTTTCTCCAAGAATTGTGTCTGCAAGCCCTGTTCCAGAAACACGCGTTGGAAGATTTGGTTACAAGGTCACATTTGAGTTGTCGAAAGAGGATGCGGAAATTTTCAAAAGAATAACTCAGCAACTTGTTGTTTCTGAAGCCGCCATTGGAACTCCGGCAGCCGCAGAAAAAAGATTGGCAATAGTACTTGACGATGTCGTTCAATTCGCAGGTTACGTTGTTTCAGTGATACCAGATGGAAAAGCAGAGATTACTGGGAACTTTTCTCTTGAAGAGGCAAGAAGATTGGCGGCGATATTGAGAAGCGGTGCTTTACCTGCGAGGTTGGAAAAGGTTTCTGCCGGATGGGTTGCTCCACTTTTAGGTTCAGACATAATAAGAGCTTCTTTTATCGCTGGAATAGTTGGTTTAATCCTTGTGCTGATCTATATGGTCGCATTCTATGGTGTACAAGGTATCATAGCCGACATAGCCTTGATCTACAACACGATATTGTTGCTTGGCATTTTGGCTGCAACAGGTTCCATCCTAACCTTGCCAGGTATAGCTGGAATACTCTTTACAATTGGAACAACCGTTGATGGGAACATAATAATCATAGAGAGGATAAAAGAAGAGTTGAGGTTAGGAAAATCAATCAAAGCGGCCATTGCAACTGCTTTTGAGAGATCCTTCATAACTTTGTTCGACGCCAACTTAACCACCATAATAGCTGGTTTGGTTCTGTACTACTTTGGTACAGGAACGGTTAAAGGATTTGCAATCACGCTGATAATAGGAGTAATAGGAAGCTTTTTTGTAAACATAGTTCTATCGAGGGTTTTAACCGATGCTCTCAGTTCTTTCATACGCAAACCAGCCGTTGAAGGGGAGGGAGCAAAGTCGTGA
- a CDS encoding MogA/MoaB family molybdenum cofactor biosynthesis protein, which produces MIRAAVLTLSDKASKGERIDQSGGKVEELLKTIGASVSYYKILPDEEELIVKELIILCEEGYDLIVTTGGTGISPRDVTPDATLKVIEKRLYGFEIAMMLEALKATPYAMLSRAVVGTRGKTLIINLPGSPNAVEENLKVVLHVIPHAVEKLKGSTEDCDKLVKKT; this is translated from the coding sequence ATGATAAGAGCAGCTGTTTTGACTTTGAGCGATAAAGCATCAAAAGGGGAAAGAATTGATCAAAGCGGTGGCAAAGTCGAAGAACTCCTTAAAACGATTGGTGCAAGTGTTTCTTACTATAAAATTTTGCCAGATGAGGAAGAACTCATAGTTAAGGAACTCATCATTTTGTGTGAGGAAGGATACGATTTGATTGTTACAACCGGTGGTACAGGTATCAGCCCAAGAGACGTTACACCCGACGCCACCTTGAAGGTTATTGAAAAACGATTGTATGGATTTGAAATTGCGATGATGCTGGAAGCACTCAAAGCAACACCGTATGCGATGCTATCAAGAGCAGTGGTTGGAACCAGGGGAAAAACTTTGATCATAAACCTTCCAGGTAGTCCAAATGCTGTTGAGGAAAATCTTAAAGTTGTGCTTCACGTTATACCCCACGCGGTTGAAAAACTTAAAGGTTCAACAGAAGACTGCGATAAATTGGTGAAAAAAACATGA
- a CDS encoding glucose-1-phosphate thymidylyltransferase, giving the protein MNHRLFSEKAKYFKGGIGLKGLILCAGKGTRLRPLTYTTAKHLIPVANKPVILYNLEFMSQAKVKEIGIVVSPENEKLFRETLGDGAKFGLSLTYILQHEPKGIAHAVYQAKDFLKDEPFLMILGDNLIFENIEEIVENFPSSSYDAAILVSQVPDPRAYGVAVLENGKVKYLVEKPKEPPSNLAIVGVYLFKPIIFKAIEKIKPSWRGELEITDAIQNLVENGYNVAAHVISGWWKDTGKPEDLLEANRKILDSMRELHILGTVDENSIIQGRVCIGKGSFISNSVIRGPVIIGENARITDSYIGPYTAIGNQVVLENCEVENSILMDRCTVIGIKERLESSILGKEAKVFKGDKIPKAVRVILGDLSSVEL; this is encoded by the coding sequence ATGAACCACCGCTTGTTTTCGGAGAAGGCCAAATACTTTAAAGGGGGGATAGGATTGAAAGGGCTGATTCTCTGTGCAGGCAAAGGGACGCGTTTAAGACCCCTAACATACACAACCGCAAAGCATTTGATACCGGTAGCCAACAAACCCGTCATTTTGTACAATTTAGAATTTATGTCTCAAGCAAAGGTTAAGGAAATCGGTATAGTCGTTAGTCCAGAAAACGAAAAGCTTTTTCGTGAAACACTTGGTGATGGTGCCAAGTTTGGTTTATCTTTGACTTACATCCTTCAGCACGAGCCAAAGGGAATTGCCCACGCTGTTTATCAAGCCAAGGATTTTTTGAAAGATGAACCATTTTTGATGATTCTTGGAGACAATTTGATTTTCGAAAACATAGAGGAAATCGTTGAAAATTTTCCATCCAGTAGCTACGATGCTGCGATATTAGTCTCACAAGTTCCTGATCCGAGGGCTTACGGCGTAGCAGTTTTGGAAAATGGAAAGGTCAAGTATTTGGTTGAAAAACCAAAGGAACCTCCAAGTAACTTGGCAATAGTTGGTGTTTATTTGTTCAAACCTATAATTTTCAAAGCGATTGAAAAAATCAAGCCCTCTTGGAGGGGCGAGCTTGAAATCACCGATGCGATACAAAATCTAGTTGAAAACGGATACAACGTAGCTGCTCACGTGATAAGTGGCTGGTGGAAAGACACGGGAAAACCCGAGGATTTGCTTGAAGCAAACAGAAAAATACTGGATTCGATGAGAGAACTCCATATCCTTGGAACTGTGGATGAAAATTCTATCATTCAAGGAAGGGTGTGCATCGGAAAAGGTTCCTTCATTTCAAATTCCGTGATACGTGGTCCAGTGATCATAGGTGAAAACGCGAGGATAACGGATAGTTACATCGGTCCATACACAGCCATAGGTAATCAAGTTGTTTTGGAAAACTGCGAAGTTGAAAATTCCATATTGATGGATCGATGTACTGTTATCGGTATCAAAGAAAGACTTGAGTCATCAATTCTTGGCAAAGAGGCAAAGGTTTTCAAAGGTGACAAGATTCCAAAGGCTGTAAGAGTGATCCTCGGAGATTTAAGTTCAGTAGAATTGTGA